One genomic window of Williamwhitmania taraxaci includes the following:
- a CDS encoding YihY/virulence factor BrkB family protein: MKLRFNKLGTILLTTVKKWYNRDPFRQGAIIAYNAIFAIPGLLVVVLALAGYFFGADAVSGHLHAQIAGAMGSDVADQIQSMIMMSVKSKSSVWATIIGLATIIIGATAVFVELQKSINIIWEVKASASISGIWSFLKTRLFSFGLILSVAFLLLISLVMSSLIAALGSWVQQYWSDSSLFLFKFLNFFLSLTIITVLFALMFKILPDAEVKWHSVWIGAFFTSVLFALGESALGLYFGKASPGLGYGPAGSIVLILLWTSYSAMIVFFGAEFTKVYSDYYDGLVLPTEAAVMK; this comes from the coding sequence ATGAAATTGCGATTTAACAAGTTAGGCACAATACTTTTAACCACTGTAAAGAAATGGTATAACCGCGATCCTTTTCGTCAAGGAGCCATTATTGCTTACAACGCAATATTTGCCATTCCCGGATTATTAGTTGTGGTGCTTGCTCTTGCCGGTTATTTCTTTGGTGCCGATGCGGTTAGTGGTCACCTGCACGCACAAATTGCTGGAGCTATGGGCAGCGATGTGGCGGATCAAATCCAGTCCATGATAATGATGTCCGTTAAAAGTAAAAGTTCGGTATGGGCCACCATAATAGGACTAGCAACGATAATAATTGGAGCCACTGCCGTATTCGTTGAACTTCAAAAATCGATAAATATTATTTGGGAGGTAAAAGCATCAGCTTCCATATCTGGCATTTGGTCATTTCTTAAAACTAGGTTGTTTTCGTTCGGATTGATTTTGTCGGTTGCTTTTCTGTTGCTCATTTCGCTGGTAATGTCCTCGTTAATCGCCGCTCTTGGCTCATGGGTGCAGCAATACTGGTCCGATTCATCGTTGTTTCTGTTTAAGTTTCTCAACTTTTTCCTTTCTCTAACTATTATTACCGTACTGTTTGCATTGATGTTTAAGATACTGCCCGATGCTGAAGTCAAATGGCATTCCGTATGGATTGGGGCATTTTTCACATCGGTATTATTTGCGCTAGGCGAGTCGGCATTGGGGTTATACTTTGGCAAAGCAAGCCCTGGATTAGGATACGGTCCAGCAGGCTCCATTGTTCTTATTCTATTATGGACCTCGTATTCTGCAATGATTGTATTCTTTGGAGCCGAATTCACAAAAGTGTATTCCGATTATTACGATGGTTTAGTTCTTCCAACCGAAGCGGCTGTTATGAAATAA
- a CDS encoding universal stress protein has translation MKKILIALDFDPSAKKVAEKGFALAKTMDAEVILVHVIADQTYYSSLEASPIMGFSEFNSTDFLQFINVDGVTKASEYFLDKLKHHLGDKTIQTVVESGDFAESIIKTAKHYHADIIVMGSHSKRWLEQILLGSVTAEVLKLTAIPLFIIPIKEHNS, from the coding sequence ATGAAAAAGATACTGATAGCGTTGGATTTTGATCCGTCCGCTAAAAAAGTAGCCGAAAAGGGTTTCGCTTTAGCAAAAACTATGGATGCAGAAGTAATACTGGTTCACGTAATCGCCGATCAGACTTACTATTCGTCGCTGGAAGCGTCGCCAATAATGGGATTTAGTGAATTTAATTCTACCGATTTTCTCCAATTTATTAATGTCGATGGAGTGACAAAAGCATCTGAATACTTTTTAGATAAACTAAAACATCACCTCGGCGATAAAACCATTCAGACTGTGGTAGAAAGTGGTGATTTTGCCGAAAGCATTATAAAAACGGCCAAGCATTACCATGCCGATATTATTGTGATGGGCTCGCACAGCAAGCGGTGGTTGGAGCAAATACTGTTGGGAAGTGTAACGGCTGAGGTTTTAAAGCTAACTGCTATACCGCTATTTATAATTCCCATAAAGGAGCATAATTCATAG
- a CDS encoding CsbD family protein, whose amino-acid sequence MKESTGLDGNWNEIKGKLKQKFAILTDNDLLLVEGKKDELLGRLQKKLGKTKEELQKIFSEL is encoded by the coding sequence ATGAAAGAGTCAACAGGATTAGACGGAAATTGGAACGAGATTAAGGGTAAGTTGAAACAGAAATTTGCCATCCTTACCGACAATGATCTATTATTGGTCGAAGGCAAGAAGGACGAGTTGCTAGGCCGACTCCAAAAAAAACTTGGCAAAACAAAGGAAGAATTGCAGAAAATATTCTCGGAGTTATAA